A region of Diceros bicornis minor isolate mBicDic1 chromosome 9, mDicBic1.mat.cur, whole genome shotgun sequence DNA encodes the following proteins:
- the LOC131409913 gene encoding proline and serine-rich protein 1-like, which produces MDKKSFETVLDEIRKAVLTEYKLKAIEYVHGYFSSEQVVDLLRYFSWAEPQLKAMKALQHKMVAVHPAEVVNILNCFTFSKDKLVALELLASNIVDAQNARPIEDLFRINMSEKKRCKRVLEQAFKGGCKAPHAMISSCGTIPGNPYPKGRPSRINGIFPGTPLKKDGEECTNEGKGIAARILGPSKPPPSTYNPHKPVPYPIPPCRPHATIAPSAYNNAGLVPLASVIAPGVPPPPPYTPNPVGTENEDLSSQSKSTQNQLFSTPASQLFSPHGSNPSTPAATPLPTASPVKAVNLPSASATATISGMNMPNTVLPVFPGQVSAAVHAPQPSTPNPTVIRTPSLPAAPVTSVHSTTSAPVPSVFSGLVALPGPSAAPVPAPQATPTPRATPASSEIFASTSAPFTSLPFSATSTAASTNNPSSASLSSVFAGLPLPLTPTSQGVSNPTPSVIAGGSAPGVACPLGVNNPLLSALKGFLTSNDTNLINPSALSSAVTSGLASLSSLTNQNSDSPALAANKCYAPSAIPAPQRSSTPGLAMFPGLPSPVANSTSTPSTLPVQSPLATPTSSSTSVPVSCGSSATLLHGPHPSNSDLHISSAPTVTTLSVMIKTEPTSPTPSAFKGPSHSVNPSHGTLGLSGTLGRAYTSASVPISLSTCLNPALSGLSSLSTPLNVSNPLSSISLPPHGSSTPITPVFTALPPFTSLTNNFPLTGNPTLNPSVSLPGSLIATSSAAVTSASVPHPSSTAAVLSGLSASAPVSAAPFPLNLSTAVPSLFSVTQGPLPSSNPSYPGFSVANTPGVTPALPSFPGLQAPSTVAAVTPLPVAATAPSPAPVLPGFASAFSSNFNSALVAQAGLSSGLQAAGSSVFPGLLSLPGIPGFSKNPSQSSLQELQHNAAAQSALLQQVHSASALDSYPAQPDGFPSYPSTPGTPFSLQTGLSQSGWQ; this is translated from the exons ATGGACAAAAAGTCCTTTGAAACGGTGCTGGATGAAATTAGAAAG gCTGTTTTGACGGAGTACAAGTTAAAAGCAATCGAATATGTGCATGGATATTTTTCTAGTGAACAG GTGGttgatttattgagatatttctCCTGGGCTGAGCCTCAGTTGAAGGCAATGAAGGCATTACAGCAT aaAATGGTGGCTGTTCACCCAGCAGAAGTGGTCAATATACTCAATTGTTTCACCTTCAGTAAAGACAAACTAGTTGCTCTTGAACTGTTAGCTTc AAACATTGTTGACGCCCAGAATGCTCGTCCCATTGAAGATTTATTCAGGATCAATATGTCTGAGAAGAAACGATGCAAGAGAGTACTTGAACAG GCTTTCAAGGGGGGCTGCAAAGCTCCTCATGCTATGATCTCTTCTTGTGGAACAATCCCAGGAAATCCATATCCCAAAGGAAGACCTAGTCGCATAAATGGAATTTTCCCA ggaaCCCCTTTGAAAAAAGATGGTGAAGAATGTACTAATGAAGGCAAAGGAATAGCTGCACGGATTCTTGGACCATCCAAACCA CCTCCTTCAACGTACAATCCACATAAACCTGTTCCTTATCCAATACCTCCATGCCGGCCACATGCAACTATTGCACCAA gtgcTTATAACAATGCAGGTCTGGTACCGTTGGCCAGTGTCATAGCTCCAGGTGTGCCCCCTCCACCTCCATATACTCCTAATCCAGTAGGAACAG aaaatgaaGACCTTTCCAGTCAGTCAAAATCTACACAGAATCAAT TATTTTCTACACCAGCCAGTCAACTCTTTTCTCCTCATGGTTCTAACCCTTCAACACCTGCTGCAACTCCCCTCCCCACTGCATCCCCGGTCAAGGCAGTAAATCTCCCCTCAGCATCAGCAACCGCCACCATTTCTGGGATGAACATGCCGAATACTGTCCTTCCTGTGTTCCCAGGGCAGGTCTCCGCAGCCGTTCACGCACCACAGCCATCAACGCCAAATCCAACAGTTATCAGGACCCCTTCGCTGCCTGCTGCACCTGTCACTTCTGTCCACAGTACAACGTCTGCTCCTGTTCCTTCAGTTTTTTCTGGGCTAGTTGCACTGCCAGGTCCTTCTGCTGCTCCTGTCCCAGCCCCTCAGGCCACACCCACACCTCGGGCCACTCCTGCTTCCAGTGAAATATTTGCCTCTACTTCTGCCCCCTTCACTAGcctccctttctctgccacctctACTGCTGCTTCTACCAACAACCCAAGTTCTGCTTCATTGTCCTCAGTCTTTGCAGGGCTCCCCTTGCCCTTAACACCAACATCCCAAGGCGTATCCAACCCAACTCCTTCTGTAATTGCCGGTGGTTCTGCTCCTGGTGTTGCTTGTCCACTTGGTGTAAATAATCCTCTTCTGTCTGCTTTAAAGGGCTTTCTGACGTCAAATGATACCAATTTAATCAACCCTTCTGCTTTATCTTCTGCCGTTACAAGTGGGCTggcttctctgtcttctcttacTAATCAGAACTCTGATTCTCCTGCTTTAGCTGCTAACAAGTGCTATGCCCCATCAGCCATTCCCGCCCCACAGAGGTCTTCCACTCCAGGGTTGGCCATGTTCCCAGGCCTGCCATCTCCTGTGGCTAATTCAACCTCCACTCCCTCTACTTtgcctgtgcagtctcctctagCTACTCCTACATCATCTTCGACTTCAGTGCCAGTTAGCTGTGGTTCCTCAGCTACCCTTTTGCATGGCCCCCACCCAAGTAACTCAGACCTTCACATTTCATCTGCCCCTACTGTAACAACTCTTTCTGTTATGATCAAAACTGAGCCCACGAGTCCTACTCCCTCAGCCTTCAAAGGCCCATCTCATTCCGTGAATCCCTCTCATGGCACTTTAGGTTTATCAGGGACATTGGGTCGTGCATATACTTCAGCATCAGTGCCCATCAGTCTATCTACTTGCCTTAATCCTGCATTATCAGGTCTCTCCAGTTTGAGTACTCCCTTGAATGTTTCAAATCCCCTCTCCTCTATTTCCCTTCCTCCACATGGTTCCTCCACTCCCATCACTCCAGTATTCACTGCTCTTCCTCCTTTCACTTCTTTGACCAATAATTTCCCTTTAACTGGCAACCCGACTCTTAATCCGTCAGTATCTCTTCCAGGATCGTTAATAGCCACCTCATCTGCAGCTGTCACCTCCGCGTCTGTCCCTCATCCTAGTTCGACAGCGGCCGTTCTCTCAGGGCTTTCTGCCTCAGCACCCGTCTCAGCAGCGCCTTTCCCCCTCAACCTGTCCACTGCTGTCCCCTCACTTTTTTCAGTTACTCAAGGACCTCTGCCGTCTTCAAATCCCTCCTACCCTGGCTTCTCTGTCGCTAACACCCCTGGCGTCACCCCTGCTCTCCCTTCGTTCCCGGGGCTGCAGGCGCCATCTACAGTGGCAGCCGTCACACCACTTCCCGTTGCTGCCACAGCCCCATCACCAGCTCCCGTCCTCCCAGGATTCGCTtcagcatttagttccaacttcAACTCTGCCCTTGTTGCACAAGCCGG CTTATCATCGGGACTTCAAGCTGCAGGCAGTTCTGTTTTTCCAGGCCTTTTGTCCCTCCCAGGTATCCCCGGGTTTTCCAAGAATCCTTCACAGTCATCCCTGCAGGAATTACAGCATAATGCAGCTGCACAGTCAGCACTGCTACAGCAG
- the LOC131409891 gene encoding NHL repeat-containing protein 3 yields the protein MLHWGTRTSRILGGEIEDKAFGPEGGPTFCTATNRLDLSLPGGSQPPADPLRRWASHILMAKFWVCAAGAGFFLACLILHSRFCGSPVLRNFAFQISWRTEEILYRLDVDWPKYSEYFTGATFSVAVDSLNGLVYVAQRGDNIPKVLVFTEDGCFLRAWNYTVDTPHGIFAASTLHEQSVWITDVGSGSYGHTVKKYNSFGDLVQVLGTPGKKGTGLNPLQFDNPAELYVEDTGDIYIVDGDGGLNNRLVKLSQDFMMLWLHGENGTGPAKFNIPHSVTVDSAGRVWVADRGNKRIQVFDKDTGEWLGAWNNCFTEEGPSSVRFTPDGKYLIVGQLNLSRLLFVAVPPVGSIGDCSVISTIQLADQVLPHLLDISRKTGAIYVAEIGAKQVQKYVPLNSFFSSFGS from the exons ATGCTTCATTGGGGTACTCGAACCTCACGCATCCTGGGAGGAGAGATTGAAGATAAGGCCTTCGGCCCGGAGGGCGGGCCGACTTTCTGTACCGCGACCAACCGGTTGGACCTGAGCCTGCCTGGCGGCTCCCAGCCGCCTGCGGACCCCCTCCGTCGCTGGGCTTCTCATATCCTCATGGCGAAATTCTGGGTCTGCGCGGCCGGCGCGGGCTTCTTTCTTGCGTGTCTGATTCTGCATTCGCGTTTTTGTGGCTCTCCG gTTTTAAGGAACTTTGCTTTTCAAATTTCTTGGAGAACTGAGGAAATTCTTTACCGCCTGGATGTGGATTGGCCTAAGTATTCAGAATACTTTACTGGCGCAACATTTAGTGTTGCTGTTGACTCACTTAACGGATTGGTTTACGTAGCCCAA AGAGGGGATAACATCCCAAAGGTATTAGTGTTCACAGAGGACGGATGTTTCCTACGAGCCTGGAATTATACAGTTGACACACCTCATGGTATATTTGCAGCGAGTACACTGCATGAACAGTCTGTCTGGATCACGGATGTAGGAAGTG GATCCTACGGTCATACTGTTAAAAAATACAATTCCTTTGGTGATCTTGTTCAAGTTTTGGGTACCCCAGGCAAAAAAGGCACTGGTTTGAATCCCCTGCAATTTGATAACCCCGCAGAATTATATGTAGAGGACACAGGAGATATTTACATTGTGGATGGAGATGGAGGATTGAATAACAGATTGGTCAAATTGTCCCAAG ATTTCATGATGCTTTGGCTACATGGAGAAAATGGCACAGGGCCTGCCAAGTTCAACATACCTCACAGTGTTACAGTTGATTCAGCTGGTCGG gTGTGGGTTGCCGacagaggaaataaaagaattcaaGTATTTGATAAAGACACTGGGGAGTGGTTAGGAGCATGGAATAATTGTTTCACAGAAGAGGGACCTTCTTCAGTCAG ATTTACTCCTGACGGGAAGTACTTGATTGTAGGCCAGCTGAATCTTAGCAGGCTCTTATTTGTGGCAGTGCCCCCAGTAGGAAGCATCGGCGACTGTTCTGTGATCAGCACAATCCAACTAGCGGATCAAGTTTTACCTCATCTCTTAGACATCAGCAGGAAGACTGGAGCAATCTATGTAGCAGAAATTGGAGCAAAACAAGTGCAAAAATATGTCCCTTTGAATAGCTTTTTCTCTTCATTCGGTTCATGA